A DNA window from Aspergillus nidulans FGSC A4 chromosome I contains the following coding sequences:
- a CDS encoding 25S rRNA (adenine645-N1)-methyltransferase (transcript_id=CADANIAT00007167), producing MFAVPGWSVSASALKKQSEPQPQTKASQSSKPEADSNANAKSNKRKRDDNVTKKNVDLMYRRHIEGSTAQAKATKPNSAKPKPEKKPWERKREEKNDAAKRDQDKDQAAKATETVVAGADGSAEEKKTVLTPLQQAMRQKLISSRFRHLNETLYTTPSTQALELFTSNPELFEEYHAGFSRQVKESWPSNPVDGYINAIRTRGAISPAPKKGSKPDQKSRGLALPRRPNGTCTIVDLGCGDAQLHRALLPSAKKLNLKLHSFDLHAPKDSPITKADISDLPLEDGSADIAIFCLSLMGTNWVSFVEEAWRVLRSDGKGECWVSEVKSRFGKTDISAFVEVFRTRGFVLKSETLDKSNKMFVKMEFVKAGGAPTKGKHVSASGAPGSGKKKFIEKTVAADNGMTPEEEAAVLKPCVYKIR from the exons ATGTTTGCAGTTCCGGGCTGGTCGGTTTCGGCATCTGCGCTCAAAAAGCAGAGTGAGCCGCAACCCCAAACCAAAGCCAGTCAGTCCTCAAAGCCCGAGGCAGATTCGAATGCGAATGCGAAATCGAACAAGCGCAAACGAGATGACAATGTCACCAAGAAGAATGTCGATCTGATGTATCGTCGACACATTGAAGGATCGACAGCTCAGGCGAAAGCTACGAAGCCCAACTCTGCAAAACCAAAGCCTGAGAAAAAGCCCTGGGAGCGcaagagggaagaaaagaacgaTGCCGCCAAGCGGGATCAAGATAAGGATCAGGCTGCAAAGGCGACTGAAACAGTGGTAGCTGGAGCGGATGGTAGtgcagaggagaaaaaga CTGTCTTGACACCTCTCCAGCAGGCCATGCGGCAGAAGTTAATCTCATCCCGTTTCCGTCATTTGAACGAAACCCTATACACTACTCCGTCAACGCAGGCTCTCGAGCTGTTCACTTCAAACCCTGAACTATTCGAGGAATACCACGCCGGTTTCTCCCGTCAAGTCAAGGAATCATGGCCTTCCAATCCCGTTGACGGCTACATCAATGCCATCCGTACTCGAGGAGCCATCTCCCCTGCCCCAAAGAAGGGAAGCAAGCCGGACCAAAAATCCCGAGGTCTGGCCTTACCGCGCCGGCCAAACGGTACATGCACCattgtcgaccttggctGCGGTGACGCACAACTCCACCGCGCTCTGCTCCCTTCCGCCAAGAAGCTGAACTTGAAGCTCCACAGCTTCGACCTACACGCTCCCAAAGATTCACCCATTACTAAAGCCGACATTTCTGACCTACCTTTGGAAGATGGCTCGGCTGACATTGCGATCTTCTGCCTCAGCCTGATGGGCACAAACTGGGTTTCCTTTGTCGAAGAAGCGTGGCGCGTTCTCCGCAGCGACGGTAAGGGTGAATGCTGGGTCAGCGAAGTAAAAAGTCGCTTTGGCAAA ACTGATATCTCTGCTTTTGTCGAGGTCTTCAGGACACGCGGGTTTGTTctgaaatctgagactctGGATAAATCGAACAAGATGTTCGTAAAGATGGAGTTTGTAAAGGCGGGCGGTGCACCGACGAAGGGTAAACATGTGTCTGCTTCTGGGGCTCCTGGCTCtggcaagaagaagtttATTGAGAAGACGGTGGCTGCGGATAATGGGATGACtccggaggaggaagcggcTGTACTGAAGCCCTGCGTCTATAAGATTCGGTGA
- a CDS encoding uncharacterized protein (transcript_id=CADANIAT00007162), translating into MFVLDGNLGVDGQWNDAKLGVAIPHSFRVRQPGQDVNTSQSGCFSSKGVSKMNGIVCMVHRCRPKEKDR; encoded by the exons ATGTTTGTATTGGACGGAAACCTCGGCGTTGACGGGCAGTGGAACGATGCCAAGCTTGGTGTTGCCATACCTCAT AGCTTCAGGGTTCGTCAACCGGGTCAAGACGTCAACACAAGTCAGAGTGGATGCTTCAGCTCAAAAGGGGTCAGTAAAATGAACGGCATTGTATGCATGGTCCATCGTTGTCGTCCAAAGGAGAAAGACAGATAA
- a CDS encoding ribosome biosynthesis protein KRR1 (transcript_id=CADANIAT00007161), giving the protein MPSTNNKDKPWDTDDIDKWKIEEFKPEDNAGGSFAEESSFATLFPKYREVYLKEAWPVVTRALEKHGIACTLDLVEGSMTVKTTRKTYDPAAILKARDLIKLLSRSVPVQQALKILEDGVACDIIKIRNQVRNKERFVKRRQRILGPQGSTLKALELLTGTYILVQGNTVSAMGPYKGLKEVRRIVDDCMANIHPIYHIKELMIKRELAKDPTLAHESWDRFLPNFKKRTLSKRRTPFKVTDKSKKVYTPFPPAPEKSKVDLQIESGEYFLSKEAKERAQKEEVMERQRIKREEKMKEREKAFVAPEELEETEKAKKEKKEKKKKRKRDSEVEPAVDGSEKKEKKKKKSKSKAESDDE; this is encoded by the exons ATGCCGTCTACAAACAACAAGGACAAGCCGTGGGATACGGACGATATTGACAAGTGGAAG ATCGAAGAGTTTAAACCAGAAGACAACGCCGGTGGTAGTTTCGCCGAAGAATCATCATTTGCTACGCTCTTCCCCAAGTATCGCGAGGTTTACCTGAAAGAAGCATGGCCGGTTGTAACGAGggcgctggagaagcatGGGATCGCTTGCACATTGGATTTGGTCGAGGGTAGCATGACAGTCAAGACCACGCGGAAGACTTACGACCCGGCTGCGATTCTCAAAGCTCGTGATTTGATCAAGTTGTTATCGCGAAGTGTTCCTGTACAACAG GCTCTGAAAATTCTCGAAGACGGTGTCGCATGCGATATCATTAAGATCAGAAATCAAGTCCGCAACAAAGAACGTTTCGTCAAGCGTCGCCAGCGTATCCTTGGTCCGCAAGGCTCAACTCTCAAGGCTCTCGAGCTTTTAACAGGAACCTACATTCTTGTGCAAGGAAACACCGTCTCCGCCATGGGACCGTACAAAGGTCTGAAGGAAGTCCGAAGAATTGTTGACGATTGCATGGCGAACATCCACCCCATTTACCACATCAAAGAGCTCATGATCAAGCGCGAACTCGCCAAGGACCCCACCCTAGCCCATGAATCATGGGACAGATTCTTGCCTAACTTCAAGAAGCGCACACTGTCCAAGCGCCGCACGCCATTCAAGGTCACCGACAAGTCGAAGAAGGTCTACACCCCCTTCCCACcggcgccggagaagagcaaggtgGATCTGCAGATCGAGTCTGGAGAGTACTTTTTGTCcaaggaggccaaggaacGTGCgcagaaggaagaggttATGGAGAGGCAGCGGATAAAGCGCGAGGAAAAGATGAAGGAGCGGGAGAAGGCGTTTGTGGCGccggaggagctggaagagacggagaaggccaagaaggaaaagaaagagaaaaagaagaagcggaagagggACTCGGAGGTCGAGCCGGCAGTCGATGGATccgaaaagaaagaaaagaaaaagaagaagagcaagtcAAAGGCAGAGTCGGACGACGAATGA
- a CDS encoding putative C6 finger domain protein (transcript_id=CADANIAT00007168) has product MENVNLISSNPPGTKPDQPNKIVATQQLAVAKTPRRRTKTGCLTCRQRRIKCGEEKPICKNCTKSKRECKGYAQRLIFKNPLGLPGVPSTIQTQPVPPNQFESRLDFQLTSAGTHGPILAPKIPAASAVEYRHPQPSVRSPAGIHSTLTAFAEQTRVSQTSLPESQPYSRLANPSVEFDQARRESSKNTRDEYSHYIVHEWDSSQFQSEASTARGPPHTINTQGAPQHYEVPEPSPAGTLPIQQSIEPQTNTRDRYLSPTSQLSPFHYEEDEDGDYYDVESDEEPAQAAMQDFNQLNMVLASANRDATQHRSFTTYLNEANMLATYQPDFGSSPFNNPKTARIFLHFIHATGPVLSIFERHGTDQSTMLGAPVPMAQQGLWTYTLPLKSFQHQALQQAILALGSLHIAYLQQAPSTSSLKHYQFALKRIGKAVGLPMQRKQLGTLAATLLLAYYEVMIADHFKWNNHLAGSAQLIREIDWAGLTRDLRAQRRRRWIERSNTHSFFQDIYMFNNPTVEDDPFAELEANIDENLIGCFLGRAVNYDQFGQIEGEHTQTRNKHLTRKDIETFRTQCDLYWWYCKQDWLQSLISGGPLCLPYSQWGQCPPRARIGLRNDLYGTADHLTLLMGRLADFAVRDRKRKIKTAKSAGSEWRPDAKFGQFMGRFVPRPGGPGQGPANSGGLPPGQPGPPGFPGASTTPGHTGPGPQPSNTESGQGSNQSQGGRRVSRQSSSASSPQMPPFYGMIPASGPTRLPAAFATSSKISETHSQHDEDVDMSYEEAEREWESIFAAFEVFAQSLGPDFLPLSPDACRPIYSPFGPAIQYYTLNMACLMAFYYTGRILLLRLHPSMPPWMHVAAGYSAATTADYAQTIGRIAAGIYGAQTGHPGIEGFSPVVGSCLIEITVPIFFAGVQYASPDQRSWTIGVLSEISRYTGWKSADAIANGCERSWRNAAAQGRGPPYQQDMGVEKPPIWKYTEYETNRERWFVMGSAIEPYVWAMGILSLNDKDFEG; this is encoded by the exons ATGGAGAACGTGAATCTTATTAGCTCAAACCCGCCGGGTACTAAGCCAGATCAACCTAACAAGATTGTGGCAacgcagcagctggctgtTGCGAAAACCCCTAGAAGGCGCACTAAGACCGGCTGTTTAA CCTGCCGACAACGTCGTATCAAAtgtggagaagagaagccaaTCTGCAAGAACTGTACCAAATCAAAACGCGAGTGTAAGGGCTATGCGCAGCGATTGATCTTCAAAAATCCTCTAGGACTACCTGGAGTCCCGAGTACCATTCAAACACAGCCTGTACCACCAAACCAATTTGAGAGCCGACTCGACTTTCAACTGACGTCGGCGGGCACCCATGGGCCAATACTGGCCCCAAAAATTCCTGCAGCCTCTGCTGTAGAATACAGGCACCCACAGCCTTCTGTTAGATCTCCTGCAGGAATTCACAGCACTCTTACTGCGTTCGCGGAACAGACTCGTGTTTCTCAGACATCACTCCCAGAATCACAACCTTACTCCAGGTTGGCAAACCCATCAGTTGAATTTGATCAGGCGAGACGGGAGTCATCAAAGAATACCCGGGACGAGTATTCTCATTATATCGTGCATGAGTGGGATTCTTCCCAGTTCCAAAGTGAGGCCTCAACTGCCCGAGGGCCACCGCACACAATCAACACACAAGGAGCCCCTCAACATTATGAG GTTCCTGAACCAAGTCCAGCAGGGACACTGCCTATTCAACAGTCGATAGAACCTCAAACGAACACACGTGACCGATATCTGTCTCCTACATCTCAATTATCACCCTTCCACtatgaagaggatgaagatggagactACTATGATGTGGAATCGGACGAGGAACCGGCGCAAGCGGCCATGCAAGATTTTAACCAGCTAAACATGGTTCTGGCATCTGCAAACAGGGATGCAACTCAACATCGTTCTTTCACCACGTACTTGAATGAGGCCAATATGCTGGCAACCTATCAGCCGGACTTTGGCTCTTCCCCTTTTAATAATCCCAAGACGGCCCGAATCTTCTTGCATTTCATCCACGCCACCGGTCCAGTACTGTCCATATTTGAGCGTCACGGGACGGATCAATCCACCATGCTCGGTGCTCCAGTTCCTATGGCGCAGCAAGGATTGTGGACATACACTCTTCCCCTCAAGTCTTTCCAACATCAGGCACTACAGCAAGCTATTCTAGCACTGGGTAGCTTACATATCGCGTATCTTCAACAAGCCCCATCTACTTCCTCGCTCAAACATTACCAGTTTGCGCTTAAACGCATAGGAAAGGCGGTTGGACTCCCTATGCAACGAAAGCAGTTGGGCACACTGGCAGCTACGCTGCTTCTAGCATACTATGAAGTGATGATAGCCGATCATTTCAAATGGAACAATCATCTTGCAGGATCAGCTCAACTAATCCGCGAGATTGATTGGGCCGGTTTAACTCGCGACCTCCGCGCTCAACGACGCAGACGATGGATTGAGCGTAGCAACACCCATAGCTTTTTTCAGGATATCTATATGTTCAACAACCCGACAGTTGAAGATGATCCTTTCGCTGAACTAGAAGCCAATATTGACGAGAATCTCATAGGATGTTTTTTAGGGCGTGCCGTCAACTATGACCAGTTTGGACAAATCGAAGGGGAGCACACCCAGACCCGGAACAAACATCTTACCCGCAAGGATATCGAGACTTTCCGGACTCAATGTGATCTTTACTGGTGGTATTGTAAACAGGACTGGTTACAAAGTCTTATTAGTGGAGGCCCATTATGTCTACCTTACTCTCAGTGGGGTCAGTGTCCTCCACGTGCGCGTATAGGGCTCAGGAACGATCTTTACGGCACTGCAGATCACTTGACTCTGCTGATGGGTCGACTTGCGGATTTTGCAGTACGGGATAGGAAGCGAAAGATAAAAACGGCCAAGTCTGCCGGGTCCGAGTGGAGACCAGACGCAAAGTTCGGGCAATTCATGGGTCGGTTTGTACCCAGACCGGGAGGGCCAGGTCAAGGACCAGCTAATTCTGGTGGTCTTCCTCCCGGACAGCCCGGGCCTCCTGGATTTCCTGGTGCTTCAACCACCCCTGGGCATACTGGTCCCGGTCCACAGCCTTCCAATACAGAATCGGGGCAAGGATCCAATCAATCTCAAGGAGGCCGCCGAGTCTCGCGGCAGTCTTCTAGTGCCTCTTCGCCTCAAATGCCTCCCTTCTATGGTATGATTCCTGCAAGCGGGCCCACGCGGTTACCTGCTGCTTTCGCCACTTCATCAAAAATAAGCGAGACACACTCTCAACATGACGAGGACGTCGATATGTCGTatgaagaagcagaacgtGAGTGGGAAAGCATATTTGCGGCGTTTGAGGTATTCGCTCAGTCGCTTGGCCCCGATTTTTTGCCTCTTTCACCAGATGCTTGCCGACCAATCTACTCTCCTTTTGGACCGGCGATCCAGTACTACACACTCAATATGGCCTGTCTCATGGCTTTCTATTATACCGGCCGCATTCTTTTGTTGCGGCTCCACCCCTCGATGCCCCCTTGGATGCACGTGGCGGCTGGATACTCGGCGGCTACAACCGCGGATTACGCCCAGACTATTGGTAGGATAGCGGCGGGCATCTACGGGGCACAAACTGGCCACCCAGGAATTGAAGGTTTCAGTCCAGTGGTAGGTTCATGTCTGATTGAGATTACGGTACCCATTTTCTTCGCAGGGGTGCAATACGCCTCGCCGGACCAGCGGAGCTGGACTATCGGCGTCCTAAGCGAAATTTCCCGTTATACAGGGTGGAAATCAGCAGATGCGATTGCCAATGGGTGCGAGCGGTCTTGGAGAAATGCTGCAGCGCAAGGACGTGGACCTCCCTATCAGCAGGATATGGGCGTGGAGAAGCCACCGATTTGGAAGTACACGGAGTATGAGACCAATCGTGAAAGGTGGTTTGTCATGGGCTCAGCGATCGAGCCTTACGTTTGGGCAATGGGGATCCTGAGTTTGAATGATAAGGACTTCGAAGGATGA
- a CDS encoding protein gcpB (transcript_id=CADANIAT00007165), whose translation MNPPRPRVASSRVADAEEAGLRGGTAPLQAENMDHRGSTSTQKSKVPREHVTSEKRTERVVIQTKEKMQGRTRNPVRESPSAGNRGEGDKSRSRRANTAGPLSPNLRKKEKETPDAPWNPHASLMPYTTAPLASRVSVPPLSSTLPQSLQPKPLRDLSTDAQEKAILEDLLFVFMGFEGQYIQYQAQYDPTAEKDRLTGPAFQLPSGLDPTLRDLTRSMLKMATHYSALEAFVEVQSRAEYGAVSHALCATIRKLLKDYLILVAQLETQLLNNPNFTLHVLHLHTMPTSQCLAQLYSLGQELLRRNGLLDQDIDESIDDFDDVDNILEQLREGGDLIPGAMSSKKICKGGNVLRLLTERLATFSGDPTTKALLETLLRESSRPYMTMLNEWLHHGVIKDPHAEFLVKEQKWIKREKLEEDYTDEYWEKRYTIRDNEVPPQLDSVRDKVLLAGKYLNVVRECGGVDVSKAVKDVPKTFDDPRFLENVNAAYTYANASLLNLLLTKNSLTTRFRSLKHYFFLDRSDFFSYFLELGASELRKPAKNVNESKLQSLLDLVLRQPGSIAAQDPFKEDVKVRMNKIGLTKWLMQVVSVSGIDQDNPEAALEKYQAPQAGSEDDKDIVGFDALELDYTVPFPLSLVISRKTVLRYQLIFRHLLSLRHLESMLSSAWLDQSKILGWRHKSTDRRLELWKRRAWNLRAKMLVFIQQLLYFCTAEVVEPNWQSLMDRVNGTDADGSEVTVNGTKQVNRTVDELMQDHVDFLDTCLKECMLTQAKLLKIHSKLLTCCTMFASWTAAPLGRALISADPGLSANPATSDGRGYDPARIGKLEDTLKRYEDHFGRHLRILMDSLNYFAATESVVLLKLAHALSSISKED comes from the exons ATGAACCCGCCACGACCCCGCGTTGCGTCCAGTCGCGTCGCCGATGCTGAGGAAGCCGGTCTACGCGGCGGCACAGCTCCATTGCAAGCAGAAAATATGGATCATCGCGGGAGCACGTCAacccagaagagcaaagTTCCTAGGGAGCATGTCACATCTGAAAAACGCACCGAACGCGTCGTTATTCAGACTAAAGAAAAGATGCAAGGCCGAACGAGAAATCCAGTGAGAGAGTCGCCCAGCGCAGGGAACCGAGGGGAGGGAGATAAGTCGCGGTCAAGGAGGGCTAATACTGCCGGGCCTCTCAGTCCCAATTtgcggaagaaggaaaaggagacCCCAGATG CACCATGGAACCCGCACGCCTCCCTGATGCCCTACACTACTGCGCCGCTGGCTAGTCGTGTATCCGTACCTCCGTTGTCCTCAACTCTACCTCAATCGCTTCAACCTAAACCACTACGCGATTTGTCTACTGATGCGCAGGAGAAGGCGATTCTGGAGGACCTATTGTTTGTTTTCATGGGGTTCGAAGGCCAATACATTCAATACCAGGCTCAATATGACCCTACTGCAGAGAAGGACAGATTGACGGGACCGGCTTTCCAACTGCCGTCTGGGCTGGATCCTACTCTGAGGGACCTTACACGGTCcatgttgaagatggcaaCACATTACAGTGCGCTGGAGGCGTTCGTTGAGGTTCAGAGTCGTGCAGAGTACGGTGCAGTGAGCCACGCCCTATGCGCTACGATTCGAAAATTATTAAAGGACTATTTGATCCTCGTTGCCCAGCTCGAGACACAACTTCTCAACAACCCGAATTTCACCCTCCATGTACTCCATCTTCATACCATGCCCACCAGCCAATGTTTAGCTCAATTGTACTCTTTAGGTCAGGAGCTGCTGAGACGAAACGGTCTCTTGGATCAGGATATTGATGAGTCGATTGACGACTTTGACGACGTTGATAACATTCTCGAACAGCTtagagaaggaggagatcttATTCCTGGAGCAATGTCTAGCAAAAAAATATGTAAAGGAGGCAATGTACTACGCTTACTGACCGAGCGACTGGCAACTTTCTCCGGCGATCCGACGACAAAGGCGCTGTTAGAAACTCTTCTCCGTGAATCGAGCAGGCCCTACATGACAATGCTCAATGAATGGCTTCATCATGGGGTAATCAAAGACCCTCACGCAGAATTTCTCGTCAAGGAGCAGAAATGGATCAAACGAGaaaagctggaagaggactATACAGATGAATACTGGGAGAAGCGCTATACTATCCGCGACAACGAAGTGCCTCCACAACTCGATAGCGTACGGGATAAGGTCCTACTGGCAGGGAAATACCTGAATGTGGTGCGAGAGTGTGGAGGGGTGGACGTCAGCAAAGCGGTTAAGGATGTTCCGAAGACATTTGATGATCCTCGCTTTCTGGAGAACGTCAACGCTGCTTATACATATGCCAATGCCTCTTTGCTGAATCTTCTGTTGACTAAAAACTCTCTCACTACTCGCTTCCGCTCCTTAAAACactacttcttcctcgatcgATCTGATTTCTTTTCCTATTTCCTCGAGCTTGGAGCGTCCGAGCTTCGCAAGCCAGCCAAGAACGTGAACGAAAGCAAACTACAATCTCTCCTTGATTTAGTCCTGCGCCAACCAGGCAGCATTGCGGCGCAGGACCCATTCAAGGAAGATGTCAAAGTCCGGATGAACAAGATCGGACTCACCAAATGGCTTATGCAGGTTGTTAGCGTCTCCGGTATAGATCAGGATAACCCAGAAGCCGCTCTGGAAAAGTACCAAGCACCGCAAGCAGGCAGCGAGGATGACAAGGATATTGTTGGATTTGATGCCCTGGAGCTCGACTACACTGTACCCTTCCCGCTTTCCCTCGTTATTAGTCGCAAGACAGTCCTCCGGTACCAACTCATCTTTCGACACCTACTCTCGCTCCGTCATCTGGAATCCATGCTCTCATCCGCCTGGTTAGACCAGAGCAAAATCCTGGGATGGCGCCACAAATCAACTGACCGAAGGCTAGAGCTCTGGAAAAGGCGCGCTTGGAACCTTCGAGCGAAGATGCTAGTCTTTATACAGCAGTTACTCTATTTTTGTACGGCTGAAGTAGTCGAACCGAACTGGCAAAGCCTTATGGACCGCGTGAACGGTACCGACGCTGATGGATCAGAAGTCACcgtcaacggcaccaagCAGGTCAACCGGACAGTGGACGAACTCATGCAGGACCACGTGGATTTCCTGGATACTTGTTTAAAAGAGTGCATGCTGACGCAGGCTAAACTGCTAAAG ATCCATTCAAAACTCCTAACCTGCTGCACAATGTTCGCCTCCTGGACCGCAGCACCCCTTGGCCGCGCCCTCATCTCAGCCGACCCAGGACTCAGCGCGAACCCTGCTACTTCTGACGGACGAGGCTACGACCCTGCGCGGATTGGGAAGCTCGAGGACACATTAAAACGATATGAAGATCATTTTGGTCGTCATCTTCGGATTCTTATGGATAG CTTGAATTACTTCGCGGCAACTGAAAGCGTCGTATTGCTGAAACTAGCGCATGCTCTAAGCTCTATCAGCAAGGAAGACTGA
- a CDS encoding protein llmG (transcript_id=CADANIAT00007163), translated as MYVSYQIEKYLLDVLTFCLLRSPSSQTEELDDEYIRLITVHGREYQQYSIDNKISFEPVDEDEAERLDLQHQIFSRVFDNRLIFPPIPRLRRVLDCGYGTGSWAIDVAEQNPDCEVIGIDIYPFMNPDDTPENLWLQVDDLNRPFTFPSNHFDLVHSRLLAAGINRSRWPSYIRDIKRVLKPGGWVQLVEIYFNVQSDNGSISENHALRQWSSQLMRSMEDNKDLRVGTRLRNLLMAEGFTEVDAKMIPLPLSAWPDSMSPVGPFLFCRLSLTDNTPQTRQAEI; from the exons ATGTACGTTTCGTACCAGATAGAAAA ATATTTGTTGGATGTCCTGACTTTCTGCCTCCTAAGGAGCCCAAGCTCGCAAACGGAGGAACTGGACGACGAATACATCCGCCTAATAACCGTCCATGGCCGTGAGTATCAGCAGTATTCTATCGACAACAAGATTTCATTTGAGCCGGTAGACGAG GATGAAGCTGAACGGTTGGATCTTCAACATCAAATTTTCAGCAGAGTCTTTGACAACCGACTTATCTTCCCTCCAATCCCGCGGCTGCGAAGAGTGCTGGACTGTGGTTACGGCACTGGGTCGTGGGCCATCGATGTCGCGGAACAGAACCCTGACTGCGAG GTAATTGGGATTGACATTTATCCTTTCATGAACCCGGACGATACACCGGAGAACCTCTGGCTCCAG GTAGATGATCTAAACCGCCCTTTCACCTTTCCTTCGAATCACTTTGACCTTGTCCATTCTCGACTCCTCGCAGCAGGCATCAATCGGTCTCGGTGGCCATCGTATATTCGAGACATCAAAAG AGTCCTCAAGCCCGGGGGATGGGTGCAACTGGTCGAAATATACTTCAACGTCCAATCAGATAATGGCTCCATAAGCGAAAACCATGCTCTGAGGCAATGGAGCTCGCAGCTCATGAGGTCAATGGAAGACAATAAGGATCTTAGGGTGGGCACCCGCTTGAGAAACCTCCTGATGGCAGAAGGATTCACGGAGGTTGATGCAAAGATGATCCCTCTACCTTTATCCGCGTGGCCAGACAGTATGAGCCCCGTAGgaccttttcttttctgccgTTTGTCATTAACTGACAATACACCTCAGACCCGACAAGCCGAGATATAG
- a CDS encoding uncharacterized protein (transcript_id=CADANIAT00007164), producing MMKGRRIQDPASTPYIELQNGSPQSHMDYGPAANYFCLSTSPRIKVFSRHLQIRPRSNCATQSNVTRRTNDRILMKPVSSIQYISGSFSTASCGAKPQKRHKSPSQP from the coding sequence ATgatgaaagggagaaggatCCAAGATCCTGCAAGTACTCCATACATCGAACTCCAAAACGGCAGTCCTCAGTCTCACATGGACTACGGGCCCGCTGCAAACTATTTTTGTTTGTCCACTAGCCCGCGCATAAAGGTCTTTTCGAGACACCTGCAAATTCGACCACGGTCAAATTGCGCCACTCAATCGAATGTCACCAGAAGAACAAATGACCGCATCTTAATGAAACCAGTATCCAGCATACAGTATATAAGCGGCTCTTTCAGTACAGCGAGCTGCGGAGCTAAGCCACAGAAAAGACACAAGAGTCCTTCTCAGCCCTAG
- a CDS encoding uncharacterized protein (transcript_id=CADANIAT00007160), which yields MSKHQSMLIHSSSDSAFDLLFFFFFSFFSDPSTAGSTSESLFRFFFFSFFSFLAFSVSSSSSGATNAFSRSFIFSSRFIRCLSITSSFCARSLASLDKKYSPDSICRSTLLFSGAGGKGV from the coding sequence ATGAGCAAGCATCAATCCATGCTCATTCATTCGTCGTCCGACTCTGCCTTTgacttgctcttcttctttttcttttctttcttttcggATCCATCGACTGCCGGCTCGACCTCCGAGTccctcttccgcttcttctttttctctttcttttccttcttggccttctccgtctcttccagctcctccggCGCCACAAACGCCTTCTCCCGCTCCTTCATCTTTTCCTCGCGCTTTATCCGCTGCCTCTCCATaacctcttccttctgcGCACgttccttggcctccttgGACAAAAAGTACTCTCCAGACTCGATCTGCAGATCcaccttgctcttctccggcgccgGTGGGAAGGGGGTGTAG
- the pup2 gene encoding proteasome core particle subunit alpha 5 (transcript_id=CADANIAT00007166), translating into MFIARSEYDRGINTFSPEGRLFQVEYSLEAIKLGSTAIGVATSEGVILGVEKRVTSTLLEASSVEKIVEIDQHIGCAMSGLQADARSLVEHARVETQNHAFHYAEPLRVESCTQAICDLALRFGETGDDEESVMSRPFGVALLIAGIDEDGPQLYHAEPSGTFYRYDAKAIGSGSEGAQAELQNEYHRSLTLAEAETLVLKTLKQVMEEKLDAKNVQLASVTKEKGFRIYNDEEMGRAVAQLGGNQ; encoded by the exons ATGTTCATCGCGCGATCGGAATACG ACCGTGGAATCAA CACCTTCTCTCCGGAAGGTCGTTTGTTCCAAGTTGAATACTCGCTCGAAGCTATCAAGCTTGGTTCAACCGCTATCGGT GTAGCAACATCCGAAGGTGTCATCTTAGGTGTCGAGAAGCGCGTCACATCCACCCTGCTCGAGGCGTCCTCAGTTGAGAAGATTGTGGAAATTGACCAGCACATCGGATGTGCTATGTCTGGCTTGCAGGCAGATGCCCGGTCTTTAGTTGAGCATGCCCGCGTTGAAACCCAGAATCATGCCTTCCACTACGCGGAACCTCTGCGTGTCGAGAGCTGTACCCAGGCGATCTGTGACTTGGCCCTACGATTCGGAGAGACtggagatgatgaggagAGTGTCATGAGCAGACCTTTCGGCGTCGCTCTTCTAATTGCTGGgattgacgaggatggtCCTCAGCT ATATCACGCTGAACCTTCCGGTACGTTCTACCGTTATGATGCGAAGGCCATCGGGTCCGGAAGTGAGGGGGCACAGGCAGAACTGCAAAATGAATACCATCGCTCGTTGACACTTGCCGAGGCTGAGACGCTAGTTCTGAAAACACTTAAGCAAgtcatggaggagaagctaGACGCGAAGAACGTTCAGCTGGCGAGCGTCACCAAGGAGAAGGGTTTCCGTATCTACAACGACGAGGAGATGGGACGCGCTGTCGCGCAGCTAGGTGGGAATCAATGA